The Ignavibacteria bacterium genome contains the following window.
GTTCTAATAATTCGTACACCAAGGGTTGTAGTTTCTGAATATATAATTTTAAGTGCGCTGTCTATCTTGCTCGATTCGCATAAAGTGGATAGAATAATTCCAGGTCTTCCTTTTTTCATGATAATAGGAATTAGATAAGCATCATGAACTCCTTCCTCAAAAAGTTTTTCGATAACATAAGGATAAAACTCTGGATTCATATCGTCTATATTAGTTTCAATTAAGTATGTTTCATCTGATGAAAACATTTCGGATAAATCAGCAATTACCAAACGCAGTAAATTAGGAATTTTAGGTATGTCTTTCGTCCCGGCCCCAAAGCCAATCCGTTCAACATTAATATTTTTTTCGAAAAGCAATCCACTTGATTCTGAAGAGATTATAGCCGCACCTGTTGGAGTTGTAAGTTCAAACGGGATTTCAGTAATCTTCACAGGATAATTTTTCAAAATTTCTAAAGTTGCTGGAGCCGGTACCGGCATTTTACCATGCTGCGTCTCAACAAAACCACTTCCCAATGGAATTACGCTTGAAAACACTTTTTCAATTCCAAACCTCTCCAAACAAATCGCCGCACCGACAATATCAACTATAGAGTCAATCGCTCCAATTTCATGAAAGTGAACTTCATCTAAAGAAACGTTGTGAATTTTTGCCTCAGCATATCCAAGTGTGTTAAAAATTTTCAGAGATACTTCTTTAACCTTTTCACTTAATTCACTTTCGGATATCAAACTGACAATATCTTTTAATCTTCTTGAATGATGATGTTCTTCACACTGCACTTCAAATAGACTGGCAGATATTGCGCTTTTTTGAACTATCCTTTGTGAAAGTTTGAGGTCTTTGAGCTTTAGTTTTTGAATTTCGGATTCCAACTCAGAAAGAGATAATCCAGCGTTGAGAAATGCACCGATTACCATATCCCCGCTAATTCCCGAAAATGTG
Protein-coding sequences here:
- the larC gene encoding nickel pincer cofactor biosynthesis protein LarC, which codes for MKIAYFDTFSGISGDMVIGAFLNAGLSLSELESEIQKLKLKDLKLSQRIVQKSAISASLFEVQCEEHHHSRRLKDIVSLISESELSEKVKEVSLKIFNTLGYAEAKIHNVSLDEVHFHEIGAIDSIVDIVGAAICLERFGIEKVFSSVIPLGSGFVETQHGKMPVPAPATLEILKNYPVKITEIPFELTTPTGAAIISSESSGLLFEKNINVERIGFGAGTKDIPKIPNLLRLVIADLSEMFSSDETYLIETNIDDMNPEFYPYVIEKLFEEGVHDAYLIPIIMKKGRPGIILSTLCESSKIDSALKIIYSETTTLGVRIIRTDRRKINRSFDEIETKFGKVKVKISESQEGKKIIPEFEECKKLAKEKNIPISKIYDEILKKNK